In one window of Duganella dendranthematis DNA:
- a CDS encoding response regulator translates to MPNSTTLDDRGFRRILVRNVTLPLAAGVVSAGVFVVLLAYLITTMNWVEHSERVIGNANQVGKEMVDMETGLRGYMLAGDESFLQPYIVSKPKVASNLTGLMKLVEDNPTQVDRLRTIQYQQQQWDQYAQEMIRLRAANGDVTGPVKTGRGKTQFDEIRRLLDTFVAAEVRMRVDRADEARTVTTWVAVLYLILTLGVGGALAWFGRRELTGLSRVYTKALNEHAEHATMLQQQAWLRTGQSELAQQGIGQLALPQLSAALLQFLARYMGVVVGALYLRRPDGSFQRVASYGFSDEWEQRDQQLKPAESLVAQAALERRVLRLEPLPADYIRVSSGLGGGAPASVLLAPVDSDGDINGVVELGLLRPITERDVELLTLVKGNIGSAIEASHSRQRLQEVLAETQQLNEELQVQQEELRTANEELEEQSRVLEESQASLENQKAELEQTNEQLNEQSVALDQKNAELTKAQLDLEERARDLERASQYKSQFLANMSHELRTPLNSSLILAKLLSENAAGNLNDEQVRFANTIYSAGNDLLNLINDILDISKVEAGKLDLVPENLSTRHVVEGMAMVFEPLAQQKKLAFQLQVAEGVASHMVTDRQRLEQILKNLLSNALKFTSSGQITLSIQPAANGAVAFAVQDTGIGIRAEDQQGIFNAFQQADGTTSRKYGGTGLGLSISRDLAQLLGGNISLVSEPGKGSCFTLTLPTAWTAPEPGPRTGSSTSSAEVEIGLTSLPRAPVPEPAPAPAPVMPRAFDDDRELLDAPDAVRGRLVLVVEDDVAFAHILYDLAHEKQYHCLVAFDAEEGLALARQYKPDAIMLDIRLPDRSGLSVLQLLKDDALTRHIPVHVVSGTENGEAALHLGAIGFALKPTTREQLMEVFRRIETKLTQKIKRVLLVEDDDRQRDSVVQLISDDDVEIVAVGSGEEALALLRTTIYDCMIIDLKLPDMQGNELLQRMAGESLAAFPPVIVYTGRNLSRAEEADLHKYSRSIIIKGARSPERLLDEVTLFLHKVEADLSSERQRMLKTVRSRDRVFEGRRILLVDDDVRNIFALTSALEQKGALVEVGRNGFEALEKLDTVPDIDLVLMDVMMPGMDGLEATRRLRDDPRFARLPVIAITAKAMKDDQEQCLAAGASDYLAKPIDLSRLYSLLRVWMPNAERN, encoded by the coding sequence TCGGCAACGCCAACCAGGTCGGCAAGGAGATGGTCGACATGGAAACCGGCTTGCGCGGCTATATGCTGGCCGGCGATGAGTCCTTCCTGCAGCCCTACATCGTTTCCAAGCCCAAGGTGGCGTCGAACCTGACCGGCCTGATGAAACTGGTCGAAGACAATCCAACCCAGGTCGACCGCCTGCGCACCATTCAATACCAGCAGCAGCAATGGGATCAATATGCCCAAGAAATGATCCGCCTGCGCGCCGCCAACGGCGACGTCACCGGTCCGGTCAAGACTGGCCGCGGCAAGACCCAGTTCGATGAAATCCGCCGCCTGCTGGATACCTTCGTTGCCGCCGAAGTGCGCATGCGCGTGGACCGCGCCGATGAAGCGCGCACGGTCACCACCTGGGTGGCGGTGCTGTACCTGATTCTGACGCTGGGTGTGGGCGGCGCGCTGGCCTGGTTCGGCCGCCGCGAGCTGACCGGCCTGTCGCGCGTCTACACCAAGGCGCTCAACGAGCATGCCGAGCATGCCACCATGCTGCAGCAGCAGGCCTGGCTGCGCACCGGACAGAGCGAACTGGCGCAGCAGGGCATCGGCCAGCTGGCGCTGCCGCAACTGTCGGCGGCGCTGCTGCAATTCCTGGCACGCTATATGGGCGTGGTGGTCGGCGCGCTGTACCTGCGCCGGCCGGATGGCAGCTTCCAACGCGTGGCGTCATACGGCTTCAGCGATGAATGGGAGCAGCGCGACCAGCAGCTCAAGCCGGCCGAGAGCCTGGTGGCGCAGGCGGCGCTGGAACGCCGCGTGCTGCGGCTGGAGCCGCTGCCGGCCGATTACATCCGCGTCTCGTCCGGCCTGGGCGGCGGCGCTCCGGCCAGCGTGCTGCTGGCGCCGGTGGACAGCGATGGCGATATCAATGGCGTGGTCGAACTGGGCCTGCTGCGGCCGATCACCGAGCGCGATGTCGAGTTGCTGACGCTGGTGAAGGGCAATATCGGCAGTGCCATCGAGGCCAGCCACTCGCGTCAACGCCTGCAGGAAGTGCTGGCTGAAACCCAGCAGCTCAACGAAGAACTGCAAGTACAACAGGAAGAACTGCGCACCGCCAACGAAGAGCTGGAAGAACAGTCGCGCGTGCTGGAAGAATCGCAAGCCAGTCTAGAAAACCAGAAGGCCGAGCTGGAGCAGACCAACGAACAGCTGAATGAACAGAGCGTGGCGCTGGACCAGAAGAACGCCGAGCTGACCAAGGCGCAGCTGGACCTGGAAGAGCGCGCCCGCGACCTGGAGCGCGCCAGCCAGTACAAATCGCAATTCCTGGCGAATATGTCGCATGAACTGCGCACGCCGCTCAACAGCTCGCTGATCCTGGCCAAGCTGCTGTCGGAAAACGCTGCCGGCAACCTGAACGACGAGCAGGTGCGCTTCGCCAACACGATTTACTCGGCCGGCAACGACCTGCTGAACCTGATCAACGACATCCTCGACATCTCCAAGGTCGAAGCCGGCAAGCTGGACCTGGTGCCGGAAAACCTGTCCACCCGCCACGTGGTGGAAGGCATGGCGATGGTATTCGAGCCGCTGGCGCAGCAGAAAAAGCTGGCCTTCCAGTTGCAGGTCGCCGAGGGCGTGGCGTCGCACATGGTCACCGATCGCCAGCGCCTGGAGCAGATCCTGAAAAACCTGCTGTCGAACGCGCTCAAGTTCACCAGCAGCGGCCAGATCACGCTGTCGATACAGCCGGCCGCCAACGGCGCCGTGGCGTTTGCCGTGCAGGACACCGGCATCGGCATCCGCGCCGAAGACCAGCAGGGCATCTTCAACGCCTTCCAGCAAGCCGACGGCACCACCAGCCGCAAGTACGGCGGCACCGGCCTCGGCCTGTCGATCTCGCGCGACCTGGCGCAACTGCTGGGTGGCAACATCAGCCTGGTCAGCGAACCGGGCAAGGGCAGCTGCTTCACGCTGACCCTGCCGACCGCCTGGACCGCGCCCGAGCCGGGTCCGCGCACCGGCAGTTCGACCTCATCGGCGGAAGTGGAAATCGGCCTGACCTCGCTGCCGCGCGCACCGGTGCCGGAACCGGCGCCTGCACCAGCACCGGTCATGCCGCGCGCGTTTGACGACGACCGCGAATTGCTCGACGCGCCGGACGCCGTGCGTGGCCGCCTGGTGCTGGTGGTGGAGGATGACGTGGCGTTCGCCCACATCCTGTACGACCTGGCGCACGAAAAACAATACCATTGCCTGGTGGCGTTCGACGCCGAAGAAGGGCTGGCGCTGGCCCGCCAGTACAAGCCGGACGCGATCATGCTGGACATCCGCCTGCCGGACCGCTCCGGCCTGTCGGTGCTGCAACTGCTGAAGGACGACGCGCTGACCCGCCACATTCCCGTGCACGTGGTGTCCGGCACTGAAAACGGCGAAGCCGCGCTGCACCTGGGCGCGATCGGCTTCGCGCTGAAACCGACCACGCGCGAGCAGCTGATGGAAGTATTCCGCCGCATCGAAACCAAGCTGACGCAGAAAATCAAGCGCGTGCTGCTGGTGGAAGACGACGACCGCCAGCGCGACAGCGTGGTGCAGCTGATTTCCGACGATGACGTCGAAATTGTCGCGGTCGGCAGCGGCGAGGAAGCGCTGGCGCTGCTGCGCACCACCATCTACGACTGCATGATCATCGACCTCAAGCTGCCGGACATGCAGGGCAACGAACTGCTGCAACGCATGGCCGGCGAATCGCTGGCGGCGTTTCCACCGGTGATCGTCTACACCGGCCGCAACCTGTCGCGCGCCGAGGAAGCCGACCTGCACAAGTATTCGCGCTCGATCATCATCAAGGGTGCCCGCTCGCCGGAGCGCCTGCTGGACGAAGTGACGCTGTTCCTGCACAAGGTGGAAGCCGACCTGTCGAGCGAACGCCAGCGCATGCTGAAAACGGTGCGTTCGCGCGACCGCGTGTTCGAAGGCCGCCGCATCCTGCTGGTGGACGATGACGTGCGCAACATCTTCGCGCTGACCAGTGCGCTGGAGCAGAAAGGCGCGCTGGTCGAAGTGGGCCGCAACGGCTTCGAGGCCCTTGAAAAACTCGACACCGTGCCCGATATCGACCTGGTGCTGATGGACGTGATGATGCCGGGCATGGATGGCCTGGAAGCCACGCGCCGCCTGCGCGACGACCCGCGCTTCGCCCGCCTGCCGGTGATCGCCATCACCGCCAAGGCGATGAAGGACGACCAGGAGCAATGCCTGGCGGCCGGCGCCAGCGATTACCTGGCCAAGCCGATTGATTTGTCCCGTCTGTATTCGCTGCTGCGCGTCTGGATGCCGAACGCTGAACGGAACTAA
- a CDS encoding CheR family methyltransferase, with amino-acid sequence MQQSDTDIELKMLVEAIYLKYSYDFRDYTGASQKRRVLHALKEMDCDSISALQARVIHEPAVFSQLLQYLTIPVTSMFRDPTYFAALREHVVPVLRTYPSLKIWIAGCSTGEEVYSMAILLKEEGLLERSMIYATDINPKSLEKARQGVFPLDAMREYTQNYQAAGGTRSFSDYYTAAYNAALFDKSLCENVTFADHSLATDTVFAETHLISCRNVMIYFKKKLQERAFGLFHESLCHRGFLGLGSKESIDFSVYASSFEPVQKRERLFRKR; translated from the coding sequence ATGCAACAAAGCGACACCGATATCGAACTGAAGATGCTGGTGGAAGCCATCTACCTGAAGTATAGCTACGACTTCCGCGACTACACCGGCGCTTCGCAAAAGCGCCGTGTGCTGCACGCACTCAAGGAAATGGACTGCGACAGCATTTCCGCCCTGCAGGCGCGCGTGATCCACGAGCCGGCCGTCTTCAGCCAGCTGCTGCAATACCTGACGATACCGGTGACCTCGATGTTCCGCGACCCGACCTACTTTGCCGCGCTGCGCGAGCACGTGGTGCCGGTGCTGCGCACCTATCCGTCGCTGAAGATCTGGATCGCTGGTTGCAGCACCGGCGAGGAAGTGTATTCGATGGCCATCCTGCTCAAGGAAGAAGGCTTGCTGGAACGCAGCATGATTTACGCCACCGACATCAATCCAAAATCGCTGGAGAAGGCACGCCAAGGCGTGTTCCCGCTGGACGCGATGCGCGAGTACACACAGAACTACCAGGCGGCCGGCGGCACCCGCAGTTTTTCCGATTACTACACGGCGGCCTACAACGCCGCGCTATTCGATAAGTCGCTTTGCGAAAACGTCACTTTCGCCGACCACAGCCTGGCGACCGATACCGTGTTTGCGGAAACCCACCTGATCAGTTGCCGCAACGTGATGATTTATTTCAAGAAGAAGTTGCAGGAGCGCGCCTTCGGCCTGTTCCACGAGTCGCTGTGCCATCGCGGCTTTCTCGGCTTGGGCAGCAAGGAAAGCATCGATTTCTCGGTGTATGCGTCGAGCTTCGAGCCGGTGCAGAAGCGTGAACGCCTGTTCCGCAAGCGCTGA
- a CDS encoding chemotaxis protein CheB codes for MDASALRTALAGRKVEAVVIGASAGGVGALLRLLPDLPADYGCAVVAVLHIPDGRQSHLADVFQQRMRLPVREARDKEEVASGTLYFAGSGYHLSVERDRSFSLSCEAPLHFARPAIDYLMESAADAFGPALVGILLTGANHDGAAGLAAIGAAGGLTVVQDPQEAEVPTMPQQAIRLRAPDLILPLQEIHTLLMMLENN; via the coding sequence ATGGACGCCTCCGCTCTCCGCACCGCACTGGCCGGCCGCAAGGTCGAGGCGGTGGTCATCGGCGCCTCTGCCGGCGGCGTCGGCGCCTTGCTGCGCCTGCTGCCGGACTTGCCGGCCGATTATGGCTGCGCGGTGGTGGCGGTGCTGCACATTCCCGATGGGCGCCAGAGCCACCTGGCCGACGTCTTTCAGCAGCGTATGCGGCTGCCGGTGCGCGAAGCGCGCGACAAGGAAGAAGTGGCCTCCGGGACGCTGTACTTTGCCGGTTCGGGCTACCATTTGTCGGTTGAGCGCGACCGCAGCTTCTCGCTCAGTTGCGAAGCGCCACTACATTTTGCCCGCCCGGCAATTGATTACCTGATGGAATCTGCGGCCGACGCTTTTGGGCCGGCGCTGGTGGGCATTCTGCTGACTGGCGCCAACCATGACGGCGCGGCCGGCCTGGCGGCGATCGGCGCGGCAGGCGGCCTGACCGTGGTGCAAGACCCGCAGGAGGCCGAGGTGCCGACCATGCCGCAGCAAGCCATCCGGCTGCGCGCGCCGGACCTGATTTTGCCGTTGCAAGAGATACACACCCTGTTGATGATGCTGGAGAATAATTAA
- a CDS encoding hybrid sensor histidine kinase/response regulator translates to MQDASPTKLLIVDDLPENLQALEALIRGEGREVFQAGSGEEALALLLQHDFAIAILDVQMPGMDGFELAELMRGTDKTRHIPIVFVTAAGKELNYSFKGYEAGAVDLLYKPLDPRAVKGKVQVFVALYEAREAMRRQVEALEAAQQKQAATQAQLERALVMRDEFMSMVSHEMRTPLNTLYLETQLRKMQLERGNMAAFGAEQLQRMVARDDRQIQSIIRLIDDMLDVSRIRSGKLSLRPGWVELSGLLRRVVHDLTPQANTAGTNISLEAGTPVSGWWDEFRIEQIVVNLLTNAMRYGCQQPVSVSLTVEQDWARIDVRDCGPGIAPENQAKIFEPYERGVGSDAPAGLGLGLYISRQLAEVHEGSLTLESKPGEGSTFSLTLPRRDAPPQ, encoded by the coding sequence ATGCAAGACGCATCCCCCACCAAGTTGCTGATCGTCGACGATCTGCCGGAAAACCTGCAGGCGCTGGAAGCGCTGATCCGCGGCGAAGGCCGCGAAGTGTTCCAGGCGGGCTCCGGCGAGGAAGCGCTGGCGCTGCTGTTGCAGCACGACTTCGCCATCGCGATCCTCGACGTGCAGATGCCGGGCATGGACGGTTTCGAACTGGCCGAGCTGATGCGCGGTACCGACAAGACGCGCCATATCCCGATCGTGTTCGTGACGGCGGCCGGCAAAGAGCTGAATTATTCCTTTAAGGGTTACGAGGCGGGTGCGGTGGACTTGCTGTACAAGCCGCTCGATCCGCGCGCGGTCAAGGGCAAGGTGCAGGTGTTCGTGGCGCTGTATGAGGCGCGCGAAGCGATGCGGCGCCAGGTCGAGGCGCTGGAGGCGGCGCAGCAGAAGCAGGCTGCGACCCAGGCCCAGCTGGAGCGGGCGCTGGTGATGCGCGATGAATTCATGTCGATGGTGTCGCACGAGATGCGGACGCCGCTCAACACCTTGTACCTGGAAACCCAGCTGCGCAAGATGCAGCTGGAGCGCGGCAATATGGCGGCGTTCGGCGCCGAGCAGTTGCAGCGCATGGTGGCGCGCGACGATCGCCAGATCCAGAGCATCATCCGGCTGATCGACGACATGCTGGACGTTTCGCGGATTCGCAGCGGCAAGCTGTCGTTGCGGCCGGGCTGGGTGGAGTTGTCCGGCCTGCTGCGGCGCGTGGTGCATGATCTGACGCCGCAGGCGAATACCGCCGGCACCAATATTTCGCTGGAAGCGGGCACGCCCGTAAGCGGCTGGTGGGACGAGTTCCGCATCGAGCAGATCGTGGTCAACCTGCTGACCAATGCGATGCGCTACGGCTGCCAGCAGCCGGTCAGTGTGAGCTTGACGGTGGAGCAGGATTGGGCCCGCATCGACGTGCGCGATTGCGGTCCGGGCATTGCGCCGGAAAACCAGGCCAAGATTTTCGAGCCGTATGAGCGCGGCGTTGGCAGCGATGCGCCGGCGGGACTGGGACTGGGGCTGTACATCTCGCGCCAGCTGGCCGAGGTGCACGAAGGCAGCCTGACGCTGGAAAGCAAGCCGGGCGAAGGCTCGACGTTCAGCCTGACGCTGCCGCGTCGCGACGCGCCGCCGCAGTAG
- a CDS encoding EF-hand domain-containing protein, with translation MKLLQFAILAAVGVAVISHARAQAPKSDSPSALRGAEPYLPPALRKPLRDAATGPALLRYQPMQKLKKRFEAADLDGNGTLSRDEARQAGLTVVDKNFDHIDTAQRGAVSFDDLKAFLIQRREEAHSR, from the coding sequence ATGAAGCTTTTGCAATTTGCGATATTGGCCGCTGTGGGCGTGGCGGTAATATCGCATGCCCGCGCGCAAGCGCCAAAATCCGACTCACCATCCGCCCTGCGCGGCGCCGAGCCCTATCTGCCGCCAGCGCTGCGCAAGCCCCTGCGCGACGCCGCGACCGGCCCCGCGCTGCTGCGCTACCAGCCGATGCAGAAACTGAAGAAACGGTTTGAAGCCGCCGACCTCGACGGCAATGGCACCCTGAGCCGCGACGAAGCGCGCCAGGCCGGCCTGACCGTGGTCGACAAAAATTTCGACCACATCGACACCGCCCAACGCGGCGCGGTCAGCTTCGACGACCTCAAAGCCTTCCTGATCCAGCGCCGCGAAGAGGCGCACTCCCGCTAA
- a CDS encoding nucleoside deaminase, translating to MTATAQDHDFLTRVLALAQRSRDEGHHPFAAMVVAADGTIISQAMNASNSDRTAHAEMNALRLASQQYGPAELATATLYANAEPCAMCAGGTYWSGVGRVVYAMSEASLLALTGSDPENPTLSLPCRTVFAAGQRPTEVIGPLREDEARLAHADFWHK from the coding sequence ATGACGGCAACCGCGCAAGACCACGACTTCCTGACCCGCGTACTGGCCCTGGCGCAGCGTTCGCGCGACGAAGGCCATCATCCGTTCGCCGCCATGGTGGTGGCGGCCGACGGCACCATCATTTCCCAAGCGATGAACGCCTCCAACAGCGACCGCACCGCGCACGCCGAAATGAACGCGCTGCGCCTCGCATCCCAGCAATACGGCCCGGCCGAACTGGCCACCGCCACGCTGTACGCCAACGCCGAGCCGTGCGCCATGTGCGCCGGCGGTACCTACTGGAGCGGCGTGGGACGGGTGGTGTATGCAATGTCGGAAGCCAGCCTGCTGGCATTGACCGGCAGCGATCCCGAAAATCCGACGCTGTCGCTGCCGTGCCGCACCGTGTTTGCCGCCGGCCAGCGCCCGACCGAAGTGATCGGACCACTGCGCGAAGACGAAGCGCGCCTTGCGCACGCTGACTTCTGGCACAAATAG
- a CDS encoding aromatic ring-hydroxylating dioxygenase subunit alpha, with protein sequence MDTLLLNDWHPVALSTQIAAGALLASDLLETRVVLWRDSGDVLHAWEDRCPHRGTRLSMGALRDDTLTCPYHGWTFGKEGRCTRIPALPQAPLKAQVNMFHVQEQYGLAWVCLGTPAHAGPPAFPEFGDALLRKVWCGPYDVRSSAPRIIENFLDMAHFAFVHEGILGDQQHPVIPDYTVETFDDAEYGSGVWAKQCHAYQPQASKAATGGSDIDYTYRVVRPLTAVLTKHPPDSIREAIALLLQPLTETTTRAWIILALNDFNSSDDTLRTFQDTIFLQDLPILESQHPARLPLTPGAEVSVACDRMSLAYRSYLKQLNLQYGVIR encoded by the coding sequence ATGGATACGCTGCTGCTCAACGACTGGCATCCGGTCGCGCTGTCTACGCAGATTGCGGCCGGCGCTTTGCTGGCTAGCGACCTGCTGGAAACGCGCGTGGTGCTGTGGCGCGACAGCGGCGACGTACTGCATGCGTGGGAAGACCGCTGTCCGCATCGCGGCACGCGGCTTTCCATGGGGGCCCTGCGCGACGATACGCTGACCTGTCCTTACCACGGCTGGACCTTCGGCAAGGAAGGTCGCTGCACGCGCATCCCTGCGCTGCCGCAGGCGCCGCTCAAGGCGCAGGTCAATATGTTCCACGTGCAGGAGCAGTATGGCCTGGCGTGGGTGTGCCTCGGCACGCCCGCGCATGCGGGGCCGCCGGCGTTTCCGGAGTTTGGCGACGCGCTGCTTCGCAAGGTCTGGTGCGGGCCTTACGATGTGCGCAGCAGCGCGCCGCGCATCATCGAAAACTTCCTCGACATGGCGCACTTCGCGTTTGTGCACGAAGGCATATTGGGCGACCAGCAGCATCCGGTCATTCCCGACTACACCGTCGAGACCTTCGACGATGCGGAATACGGCAGCGGGGTGTGGGCGAAGCAGTGCCACGCCTATCAACCGCAAGCCAGCAAGGCCGCCACCGGCGGCAGCGATATCGACTACACCTACCGCGTGGTGCGGCCATTGACGGCGGTGCTGACCAAGCATCCGCCGGACAGCATCCGCGAAGCGATCGCGCTGCTGCTGCAACCGCTGACCGAAACCACCACGCGCGCGTGGATCATCCTCGCGCTCAACGATTTCAATTCCAGCGACGACACGCTGCGCACCTTCCAGGACACCATCTTCCTGCAAGACCTGCCGATCCTGGAAAGCCAGCACCCGGCGCGCCTGCCGCTGACGCCGGGCGCCGAAGTGTCGGTAGCCTGCGACCGCATGTCGCTGGCTTACCGCAGCTATCTCAAACAACTGAACCTGCAATACGGAGTGATTCGATGA
- a CDS encoding BMP family ABC transporter substrate-binding protein: MMNRRTVLATLAVAAAFAAAPSFAADPLKIGFVYVGPVGDAGWTYAHDQARLAMEKELGAKVKTTFVENVPEGADAERVIRKLVAEGNKLIFTTSFGYMNPTEKVAKSAPGVVFLHATGFKTGKNMGVYESRLYEGAYLDGILAGKMTKSNTLGFIASFPVPEVIRNINAFTLGAQSVNPKIKTKVIWVNSWYDPAKERQAAETLVAQGADVMAQNTDSPATLQVAQEKGVYAFGWDSDMSKFAPKAHLTAATNDWSGYYIDTAKAVIAGTWKTGSYNGGLKEGMVKMSKLNAVVPADAAKAFEEKKAALTAGTFAPFTGPIKDQSGAIKYAAGVKAPEKDLMGMNFYVQGVDGAIPK, encoded by the coding sequence ATGATGAATCGTCGCACAGTACTGGCTACCCTGGCTGTAGCCGCAGCCTTCGCCGCCGCCCCGTCGTTTGCAGCGGACCCGTTGAAGATTGGCTTCGTCTACGTCGGCCCGGTCGGCGACGCCGGCTGGACGTACGCGCACGACCAGGCCCGCCTGGCGATGGAAAAGGAACTCGGCGCCAAGGTCAAAACCACCTTCGTGGAAAACGTGCCGGAAGGCGCCGATGCCGAACGCGTGATCCGCAAGCTGGTGGCGGAAGGGAACAAGCTGATTTTCACCACCTCCTTCGGCTACATGAATCCGACCGAGAAAGTCGCCAAGTCCGCGCCGGGCGTGGTGTTCCTGCACGCCACCGGCTTCAAGACCGGCAAGAATATGGGCGTGTACGAATCGCGCCTGTATGAAGGCGCCTACCTGGATGGCATCCTGGCCGGCAAGATGACCAAGTCGAACACGCTGGGTTTCATCGCCTCGTTCCCGGTGCCTGAAGTAATCCGCAACATCAACGCCTTCACGCTCGGCGCGCAAAGCGTCAACCCGAAAATCAAGACCAAGGTAATCTGGGTCAACTCGTGGTACGACCCGGCGAAAGAACGCCAGGCGGCGGAAACCCTGGTGGCACAAGGCGCGGATGTGATGGCGCAGAACACCGACTCGCCGGCCACGCTGCAAGTGGCCCAGGAAAAAGGTGTGTACGCCTTCGGCTGGGATTCGGACATGTCCAAGTTCGCACCGAAAGCGCACCTGACCGCTGCCACCAACGACTGGTCCGGCTACTACATCGACACCGCCAAAGCCGTCATCGCCGGCACCTGGAAAACCGGCTCCTACAACGGCGGCCTGAAAGAAGGCATGGTCAAGATGTCGAAGCTGAACGCCGTGGTGCCGGCCGATGCGGCGAAGGCGTTTGAAGAGAAGAAGGCCGCGCTGACCGCCGGCACCTTCGCACCGTTCACGGGTCCGATCAAGGATCAATCGGGCGCCATCAAGTACGCGGCCGGCGTCAAGGCGCCGGAGAAGGACCTGATGGGCATGAACTTCTACGTGCAGGGCGTGGACGGCGCCATTCCGAAGTAA
- a CDS encoding outer envelope protein, giving the protein MSHLVRTTVALALLAACSAQAADWTDTSLSYRYGTKFAEPYNSNDITKNIVNLSSVSGYKYGKNFFSVDLLMSSELDPSAAGSNSGAHEAYVVYRHTLDFGKIFNKSYAFGPVRGVGATAGFDYNSKTDAGYNSKKRMVVAGPTLMMDVPGFLDISLLALWESNAPYNTFTNQATPRYAYKTHAMLTGAWGIPFNVGIPLSFEGYANFITGKGTNEFGGGTAPETNIDMQIMYDISETLGTPKNTFKIGIEYQYWKNKFGNPDRTVPGATARTPMVRAEYHF; this is encoded by the coding sequence ATGTCACATCTCGTACGCACCACTGTTGCTCTTGCCCTCCTTGCAGCTTGCAGCGCGCAAGCCGCCGACTGGACCGACACCTCGCTCAGCTACCGCTACGGCACCAAGTTCGCCGAGCCGTACAACAGCAACGACATCACCAAGAACATCGTCAATCTGAGCAGCGTCTCCGGCTACAAGTACGGCAAGAACTTCTTCAGCGTCGACCTGCTGATGTCGTCCGAACTCGATCCATCGGCGGCCGGTTCCAACAGCGGCGCGCACGAAGCTTACGTGGTGTATCGCCACACGCTGGACTTCGGAAAAATCTTCAACAAGAGCTACGCCTTTGGTCCGGTACGCGGCGTCGGCGCCACCGCCGGTTTTGACTACAACAGCAAAACCGACGCTGGCTACAATTCCAAGAAGCGCATGGTCGTCGCCGGCCCCACCCTGATGATGGACGTGCCGGGCTTCCTCGATATCAGCCTGCTCGCGCTGTGGGAGTCCAACGCGCCGTACAACACCTTCACCAACCAGGCCACGCCGCGCTACGCTTACAAAACGCACGCCATGCTGACCGGCGCCTGGGGCATTCCGTTCAATGTCGGCATTCCGCTGTCGTTCGAAGGCTACGCCAACTTCATTACCGGCAAGGGCACCAATGAATTCGGCGGCGGCACCGCGCCGGAGACCAACATCGACATGCAGATCATGTACGACATCAGCGAAACGCTCGGCACGCCGAAGAACACCTTCAAGATCGGCATCGAGTACCAGTACTGGAAAAACAAATTCGGCAATCCGGACCGCACCGTGCCCGGCGCCACCGCCAGGACGCCGATGGTGCGCGCCGAATACCACTTCTAA
- a CDS encoding GntR family transcriptional regulator, whose product MPTKRGTTAIDMRIYKAVVNAVMSHRLPPGTHLGEADFCELYNVSRTIVRKALQRLAHDHIIELRPNRGAVIASPTPQEAREIFAARRALEREIVPLVIQNATPESLKQIRAAIAAEDAARRNGDRAGWIRLGGEFHLLLAELAGNHVLQRFMAELVSRCSLIIALYETPGSAMCENDEHEDLATLIEKGKVKEATHLIEHHLLEIEARLRLAEQDKKVNLAEALSGF is encoded by the coding sequence ATGCCTACCAAGCGCGGTACCACCGCCATCGATATGCGCATATATAAGGCGGTGGTCAACGCCGTCATGAGCCACCGCCTGCCGCCCGGAACCCACCTGGGCGAGGCGGATTTCTGCGAGCTGTATAACGTCAGCCGCACCATCGTACGCAAGGCCCTGCAACGGCTGGCGCACGATCACATTATCGAGCTGCGGCCCAATCGCGGCGCAGTCATTGCCTCGCCCACGCCGCAGGAAGCGCGCGAGATCTTCGCTGCGCGGCGTGCGCTGGAACGCGAGATCGTGCCGCTGGTAATACAGAACGCCACGCCGGAATCGCTGAAGCAAATCCGCGCCGCCATCGCAGCGGAAGACGCGGCGCGGCGCAACGGCGACCGCGCCGGCTGGATACGACTGGGCGGCGAGTTCCATTTGCTGCTGGCGGAGCTGGCCGGCAACCATGTGCTGCAGCGCTTCATGGCGGAGCTGGTGTCGCGCTGCTCGCTGATCATCGCGCTGTACGAAACGCCCGGCAGCGCCATGTGCGAGAACGATGAACACGAGGATCTGGCCACGCTGATCGAGAAGGGCAAGGTGAAGGAAGCCACGCACCTGATCGAGCATCACCTGCTGGAGATTGAGGCGCGCCTGCGTCTCGCTGAACAGGACAAGAAAGTGAATCTGGCGGAAGCGTTGTCGGGATTCTAA